A genomic window from Thermodesulfobacteriota bacterium includes:
- the pcnB gene encoding polynucleotide adenylyltransferase PcnB — translation MEDPRSRDPVVLPRPDHPISRKLIDPDALWILNRLRREGYQAYLVGGAVRDLLLGHEPKDFDVATNARPSEIRRLFRNCRLIGRRFRLAHVFFRRKGEAEKIVEVSTFRGLATRAAQGHEDSLPPEDLDLEGTVFGSPDEDAWRRDFTVNGLFYNADDFSVVDHVGGLDDLKHGLIRVIGDPDERFREDPVRMLRAIEFAVRLGFRIEEATQAALRRNAHRITESSPARLREELRQMQHRGIVAAVLAEAHRYDLFGHLLPEVDVLDGVFPLVGALDERVAGGEAPDEARYLAALLLPTVCARYPLTPSAGLDEAYGILSPLLESLTQRYQISAHLRHLAADLLLSCYRLARGKAYRTKGKFVRKPEFPEAWALFRGWAALAGGLGELVAYWEAYLSGQETPSAGAGPRRRRRPRRRRGPRAGAPA, via the coding sequence ATGGAAGACCCCAGATCCCGAGACCCCGTCGTCCTGCCCCGGCCGGACCACCCCATCAGCCGCAAGCTCATCGATCCCGACGCGCTCTGGATCCTGAACCGCCTGCGCCGGGAGGGATACCAGGCCTACCTGGTGGGGGGGGCGGTGCGCGACCTGCTCCTGGGACACGAGCCCAAGGACTTCGACGTCGCCACCAACGCCCGGCCCAGCGAGATCCGCCGCCTCTTCCGCAACTGCCGGCTCATCGGCCGCCGGTTCCGCCTGGCCCACGTCTTCTTCCGGCGCAAGGGGGAGGCGGAGAAGATCGTGGAGGTGAGCACCTTCCGCGGCCTGGCGACCCGCGCGGCCCAAGGCCACGAGGACAGCCTGCCCCCCGAAGACCTGGACCTGGAGGGCACGGTCTTCGGCAGCCCCGACGAAGACGCGTGGCGCCGCGACTTCACCGTGAACGGCCTGTTCTACAACGCCGACGACTTCTCGGTGGTGGACCACGTGGGAGGGCTCGACGACCTGAAACACGGCCTGATCCGCGTGATCGGAGACCCCGACGAGCGGTTTCGCGAAGATCCCGTCCGGATGCTCCGGGCCATCGAGTTCGCCGTGCGCCTGGGGTTCCGCATCGAGGAGGCAACCCAGGCCGCGCTGCGGCGCAACGCCCACCGGATTACCGAGTCCTCACCGGCGCGGCTGCGGGAGGAACTGCGGCAGATGCAGCACCGGGGCATCGTGGCGGCAGTGCTCGCCGAGGCCCACCGCTATGACCTCTTCGGCCACCTCCTGCCCGAGGTAGACGTGTTGGACGGCGTCTTTCCCCTCGTGGGAGCGTTGGACGAGCGGGTGGCCGGCGGCGAGGCGCCCGACGAAGCACGCTATCTGGCGGCCCTGCTCCTTCCCACGGTCTGCGCCCGCTACCCCCTGACCCCCTCAGCCGGCCTCGACGAAGCCTACGGGATCCTGTCTCCCCTGCTGGAGTCCCTCACCCAGCGCTACCAGATCTCGGCCCACCTGCGGCACCTGGCGGCGGACCTGCTCCTCTCCTGCTACCGGCTGGCCCGGGGCAAGGCCTACCGCACCAAGGGAAAATTCGTGCGAAAGCCCGAGTTCCCGGAGGCCTGGGCGCTCTTTCGCGGGTGGGCTGCGCTGGCGGGGGGCCTCGGGGAGCTGGTCGCCTACTGGGAAGCCTATCTCTCGGGCCAGGAGACCCCTTCGGCAGGAGCCGGCCCCCGGCGCCGCCGCAGGCCCCGCCGCCGCCGGGGGCCCAGGGCGGGCGCGCCGGCCTGA